The sequence CTACCAGATACAGCAGGCTTCCGTCTGGCGCCCGTACTGCCGGGATTTCCCGCTCGTTAGGGCCAACAAGGCCTCGGTAAGGCTGGCCTCCGTACTGACGCGCGCGCTCAAGTGCCTCGCCGCTATCGCGCACCTTGAGAGCGGTTGCACACAGTGATGGGCCGTGCGCTTCCAGAAAACCATGGGCAAACGAGTACGGCTCGCTGTTGAGCACCAGGTTGATATTACCCTGACGGAACAAGCTGACCGATTTGCTGCGGTGTCGTCCTGCTTGGGAAAATCCTAATTTGCCGAGCAGCAATGACAAGCGCGCGCCTAGGGGCTCGTCGACAGCAAACTCCAAAAATTCAACACCCTGCATCGGCCCAGCGGCCGGCGGGCTAAATAGCGGCTGAGTGACGTCTTGATGCTGTTGGCGAAGGAGGTCCGCCGTTTTCTCTTCCAGATAACGCAAAGAGCGCAGCCCATCGACCGCATTCTGGCGAGGGGGCGCCGCCCGGAAACCATCGTTGAATACTTCCAGCGAAATCGGGCCCCGATACCCTGCACGCAGAATCGGTGCTAGAAAGCCAGGCAAGTCGAACTCGCCCTGGCCGGGGAAGCAGCGAAAATGACGGCTCCACTCAAGTACATCCATCGCAAGCAGCGGCGCATCGGCGAGCTGTACAAAGAAGATCTTTTCACCTGGAATGTCAGCGATGCCGCTCGGATCATCCTTCAGCGAAAGAGTGTGAAAGCTGTCGAGAAGCACACCCAGGTTGGGGTGATCCGCCTCGCGCACGATATCCCAGACCTGCCGCCAGGTTTTCACATGGCGCCCCCAGGCGAGCGCTTCATAACCGATCCGTAAATCGCGTGCCGCAGCGCGCTCGGCAAGCTGTTGCAAGTCGTCGACTAGAATGCTCGTGTCGCCTATCGAGTCAACGGCAACGTTGCTGCATACGAGCACCAGGTCGGTCCCCAGCTCCTGCATGAGATCAAATTTGCGCTCGGCACGCTCAAGATTGCGGCCGAGCCGATCACGACGACATCCCTCAAAGTCGCGAAAGGGCTGAAATAGCGACACTTCGAGACCGAGCTCGCGCGTCATCCGACCAACCTCGCGTGGGCTGGCGCCGTGGTACAGGAGGTCATTTTCGAAGATCTCAACCCCCTCGAACCCCGCCGCCGCGATGGCCTCAAGCTTCTCGGGTAGCGTGCCGCTGAGCGAGACGGTGGCAATGGAGCGCTTCATGAGGACCTCCTATGGATTCGGACGTTCGCATGATTATTGGAGCAGCGTTCGCAACAGGCAAGAAAATGTACTAACCAGTTACTTTAATCGGGCGATTATCGCCCACCGAGTAGCGAACACGGAAATGTCTATCCGGGGGGATATGAAGGTAGCCGGTTCAGGATTGTGACAGCGTGCCAAGCAGTAAATGAGCGCAATGTGGAGCGCATGCAGCTGACGCAACCCCAAGCAACTGACCTAGCCTGCGATGCTTTTTCTATTCCTGCTGCAGCGACTCAACCCCCATCTCGTCATATATTTCTTCAGCTAGGTGAAAAGTGGCGTTGGCGGCAGGAATACCGCAGTAGATGGCGCTCTGCAGCAGCACTTCCTTTATTTCGTCGCGGGTCACGCCATTGTTCTTTGCTGCACGCAGGTGCAGCTTCAGTTCGCCCTCGCGGTTCATGCCGATGAGCATCGCGATGGTGATCAGGCTGCGGGTATGCCGTGGCAGGCCGGGACGGGTCCAGATATCACCCCAGGCGTGACGGGTGATCATCTCCTGAAACTCTTCATTGAACGGGGTGATGTTGTTCAGGCTGCGCTCCACATGCGCATCGCCCAGCACCGCGCGGCGTACCTGCATGCCCGCTTCGTAACGTTCTTTCTCATCCATCGTTTGAGCTCCTGTCGTTGATTTCGCCCACTGGGCATTAGAGGTTGCGGTGTTCAGCCACAGCCCGCTCGACCCAGCGCTTCGCCTGGCCCAGGTAGCTCGCCGGATCGAGCAGGCGGTCCAGTTCGGCATCGTTGAACTGCTGGCGTATCTCGGCGGTTTCGCCCAGCACGCCGCGAAGGTGGCGGCCGTCGGCAACGGCGCGTTTGCAGCACTGTTCAACCAGATGATGGGCGGCGTCGCGGCCGATCCGTTGAGCAAGGGCGATACTTACGGCCTCAGCCATGACCAGGCCACGGGTCTGTTCAAGATTGGCGACCATTCGCTCCGGATCCACCTCCAGCCCGTCAACCGCCAGCAGCGCCTGCGCCAGCGAACCGGAGACCAGACAGCACAGCTCCGGCAGTGTTTCCCACTCCGCGTGCCAGAGCCCGAGGCTGCGCTCGTGTTCCTGAGCCATGGCGCTGAGCAGCGTGGCGACTAGCCCGGGCGCGCGCGTTGCTGCGCTGATCATCACGGCACTGCCGACCGGGTTGCGTTTGTGCGGCATGGTGGACGAGCCGCCCTTGCCCGGCGCAGAGGGCTCGAAGACCTCGCCGACGTCGGTCTGCATCAACAGCGACAGGTCACGGCCCATCTTGCCGAGGCTGCCGGCGATCATGCCCAGCAGCCCGGCGAACTCCACCAGCCGGTCGCGCTGGGTGTGCCAGGGTTGTTCGGGCAGGTTCAGCCGAAGCTCCTCGGCCAATGCCTCACTGACAGGCCAGGCCTGCTCACCAAGTGCGGCCAGCGACCCGGACGCGCCGCCGAACTGCAGGCAGAGCAGACGCGGTTCGATTTCTCGCAAGCGTTGGCGGTGCCGATCGACCGCGCCGAGCCAGCCGGCGATTTTCATACCCAGGGTCACCGGCGTGGCGTGCTGCAGCCAGGTACGCCCGACCATGGGTGTGCCCGCGTGCCGTTCGGCCTGTAGCGCCAGGCTGTCGCCCAGCCGAGCAAGGTCCTTGTCCAGCAACCCAACCGCCTGGCGCAGCTGCAATACCAGGCCGGTATCCATGGCGTCCTGGCTGGTCGCACCGAGATGCACGAATTTTTCAGCTTCGACGCTCGTTGCGGCGACGCGCTTGCCCAACGCCTTGGCCAGCGGAATGGCGGAGTTGCCTGCCGTGGCGATGGCCTGCGCCAGTATGACCGGGTCGTACAGTCCAGCGTTGCAAGCGGTCTCGATGGGCGCCACCGCCGATTGCGGAACTAAGCCACAGCGCGCTTCGGCACGCGCCAGCGCCGCTTCGAAATCGAGCATGCCCTGAAGGCGGCCATGGTCTGAAAACACCTGGCGCATGGGTGCGCTGGTGAAGTAGGCGTCGAACAGTTGGTTCATGCGTTTACTCCTGTGCCAACCAACAATGGAAGCGGCTCTGAACGGCGCCCGTAGGGCGTCGGTTCGTGAAATTCCGCACTTAACCCAGCGCCCAGATAAAGGCGCTGACGGTCAGAAACGACACGATGGTCGCCACCACCAGCGCCGCCGCACTGCGCCCCTCGAACCCGTACCGGGCGCCAAGGATCGGGTAGATGCTCATCATCGGCGCGGCGGCCATTAACACGCCGGCCGAGACCAATACCGGATCGGAAATCGGCAGCAGACTCAGGCACAGCAACACCATGAGCGGATGCAGAATCAGCTTGCCGATGGCCATCTGGCCCACATCCAGCAGCAGCCCGCCCGGCTTCATTCCGTTAAGGCTGGCGCCGATGACGAACAGCGCCACCGGCGCGGACGCGGTTGCCAGCATATCGATAACCCGCATCGCCACGGGCGGCGGATGCAGATCCAGGATCGCCAGCAGCAGCGCTGCCGTGATCGCGATCAGGATGGGATGCCGGATGAGATTGCGCGCGGTTCCGCCGAGCGCTTGCCAGGCGCTACCGCCGCTCTGCCGGCCGAGCTCGGCGAGGGTCAGCGCCAGCGGGATCATCATCAGGTTTTCGATGATCATCCCCAATGCCAGCGCCACGCCAGCCGGCGCGCCGACAGCCATGACAACGATGGGATAGCCGACGAAGCCGCTGTTGGAAACCGACATCCCCAGGCCGACCAGTGCGGAGCCGCTCACGCTGTCCTTGCGCACCCGGCGGGAAAAGCCGTAGCCCAGGCCGAACACCAGCAGCGAGCCCAGGCCATAGGCGAGCAGGTAGTTCCAGTTCACGACCTCGGCCAAAGGCCGCTCGAGCAACGCACGGATTACCAGGGCCGGAAGCGCAAAGGTAATCACGAATCGCCCCATACCGGCGGTCTGGTCGCGGGTAATCATTCCGGCGCGGCAAGCAACGAAACCAATGGCAATCAGGATGAAAATCGGAGCGGTGATTCCCAGGATCGACAGCATCTAGGCGTGCGCTCCGGGACATTGCACCTCGACGATCCGCAACTGCTGCAGCCGGCTGCGCGTACGAGCAAAGTCGACATGCGCGCCGGCACTGAGTAGCGTCTTTACATCGCTCTGCGCGACCAGCAATAGCGCAATGCCGCTGTCGTAAAAAATGTCGATGAGATTGAGAAAGCGTTGCTGAACATCGATGCCTTCGCCGTCGAGCGGCGGCACTCCGGTTATCGCGACCTGCTCGAACGTTCGACTGAGCCAGAGGAAGTCGGCACTGGCGCGTGGCTGCCGGCACAGTCCGTCGAACGCGATCCAGGCGTTCGCCAGGTGACGCGCGGCAAGACAGAACGGGCGATGATTGACCTCCACCTGTACGTTGCGCTCGGCCGATGCAGGCAGCTGCGTGTGTCGCTGGACCCACTCGGTCTGAGCTGCCTCGGCAACCTGAGCGAACTCGCCCCAGACATAGCCGCCCTCGATGCGGTCCCGATAGTCCTCACCACCGTCCAGGTTGAAGATATCGAAGCGCCGCTCGATAAGCTCGATGGCCGGCATGAAGCGATCCCGGTAGAGCGGATTCGGGCAC comes from Stutzerimonas stutzeri and encodes:
- the quiC gene encoding 3-dehydroshikimate dehydratase QuiC — its product is MKRSIATVSLSGTLPEKLEAIAAAGFEGVEIFENDLLYHGASPREVGRMTRELGLEVSLFQPFRDFEGCRRDRLGRNLERAERKFDLMQELGTDLVLVCSNVAVDSIGDTSILVDDLQQLAERAAARDLRIGYEALAWGRHVKTWRQVWDIVREADHPNLGVLLDSFHTLSLKDDPSGIADIPGEKIFFVQLADAPLLAMDVLEWSRHFRCFPGQGEFDLPGFLAPILRAGYRGPISLEVFNDGFRAAPPRQNAVDGLRSLRYLEEKTADLLRQQHQDVTQPLFSPPAAGPMQGVEFLEFAVDEPLGARLSLLLGKLGFSQAGRHRSKSVSLFRQGNINLVLNSEPYSFAHGFLEAHGPSLCATALKVRDSGEALERARQYGGQPYRGLVGPNEREIPAVRAPDGSLLYLVDDGPETGNIYETDFELSPIVDAGPLLRIDHLAMALPAESLDSWVLFYKTVLDFEADDEVVLPDPYGLVKSRAIRSRCGTVRLPLNISENRNTAISHALSHYRGSGVHHIAFTCDDIFAAVSRVKDAGVPLLEIPMNYYDDLAARFDFNDDFLSQLAYYNVLYDRDAQGGEFFHVYTEPFEDRFFFEILQRKDYVGYGAANVAVRLAAMAQARAGRASRP
- the pcaC gene encoding 4-carboxymuconolactone decarboxylase; the encoded protein is MDEKERYEAGMQVRRAVLGDAHVERSLNNITPFNEEFQEMITRHAWGDIWTRPGLPRHTRSLITIAMLIGMNREGELKLHLRAAKNNGVTRDEIKEVLLQSAIYCGIPAANATFHLAEEIYDEMGVESLQQE
- a CDS encoding 3-carboxy-cis,cis-muconate cycloisomerase: MNQLFDAYFTSAPMRQVFSDHGRLQGMLDFEAALARAEARCGLVPQSAVAPIETACNAGLYDPVILAQAIATAGNSAIPLAKALGKRVAATSVEAEKFVHLGATSQDAMDTGLVLQLRQAVGLLDKDLARLGDSLALQAERHAGTPMVGRTWLQHATPVTLGMKIAGWLGAVDRHRQRLREIEPRLLCLQFGGASGSLAALGEQAWPVSEALAEELRLNLPEQPWHTQRDRLVEFAGLLGMIAGSLGKMGRDLSLLMQTDVGEVFEPSAPGKGGSSTMPHKRNPVGSAVMISAATRAPGLVATLLSAMAQEHERSLGLWHAEWETLPELCCLVSGSLAQALLAVDGLEVDPERMVANLEQTRGLVMAEAVSIALAQRIGRDAAHHLVEQCCKRAVADGRHLRGVLGETAEIRQQFNDAELDRLLDPASYLGQAKRWVERAVAEHRNL
- a CDS encoding AEC family transporter translates to MLSILGITAPIFILIAIGFVACRAGMITRDQTAGMGRFVITFALPALVIRALLERPLAEVVNWNYLLAYGLGSLLVFGLGYGFSRRVRKDSVSGSALVGLGMSVSNSGFVGYPIVVMAVGAPAGVALALGMIIENLMMIPLALTLAELGRQSGGSAWQALGGTARNLIRHPILIAITAALLLAILDLHPPPVAMRVIDMLATASAPVALFVIGASLNGMKPGGLLLDVGQMAIGKLILHPLMVLLCLSLLPISDPVLVSAGVLMAAAPMMSIYPILGARYGFEGRSAAALVVATIVSFLTVSAFIWALG